Genomic DNA from Solanum pennellii chromosome 3, SPENNV200:
taatagatAATTTTAAACTTAGTTCTTAATTTAACTTTATCATTAGTTATAATTCGTAGTCATTTGTCTATTACATTTTTTaagacattatatttattatattcgaattgtgatatagttaaattaagtttttgtttatagtttttttaaGAAGTATGCACGGATAAATATCGTTGGACAAAAGAGTagttaatatagaaaaaaaattaattactacatttttaatttaataagacGAGTAATAAATtgaacaactttcacatatagcaaacacaaaatttatatttgtatatagcaaagtttgcataattgcgcttcataacaaacaaatatatgtataattcgctatacatatacaattgaagcgaattgtataaaacgaagtgtatataacgagaaagagaaaaattatatacaatttgaatttgtataagacgagaaagagagaaaggcaaaaaagACTTGGATAGGGGaataattttattgtataattataagtgtatatgacgaaaatatatatatacatgattatatacatttttctctcgcttcatacaattagaaacacaaattatacaattctATAAGCGAAACAGGCGAGGGAcgggaagcgagcgagagaagaactgacaaacagtttgctatgaaacacaaataaatcaaacaatagctactatatttattttatattattaatttgtcattCTATTCAATTATCCctaattaatttagttgaaCTATCTTTTTTTAAGTAAAGATGATTCTAACTAATATTCAAATAGGGAGCAAACAGACAAGTAAAACTGGtaggagaaaataaattgaGAATTGAGTTCtcatttgaagaaaataaagtcAAATTTGCCTTGGAACTTCCATTACTTATTTTTTGTCAGTCAGAATAAGAATTTGTAACTGCAAGCAACCAACCATAACAAAGaccaaatctctctctctcttcattatttttctctctGTGTTGTTCCTTTATAATGAGATTTTAGGACTCTGTCAATGGCCGCTCAACTTTCAGTAAATAAAAACTCTTTCTAGCCTCCGTttgacttcttcttcttctttttaagtgTTCAAATTGAGTGTTTAGCACGAAAAAGTGTTTGTGCATTTGGGAATTTTAGTTTTGAGATAAATGATGACGAATTACTATGAATTTGTGAAATCTACTTCATGTGAAGATTCTTTAAAGGCAATTGAAGCTGACATTCAGTATGCCAATTTGCTGTAGGTTCTCATCTCTTACTTGTGTCCTCTGTCTTCAACTCTTTGATTTTTCTTCGATGATTTGAGTTTCTGGGGGCCCAAGTAAAGCCATGCAATTTGTTCCTGTTACACTAtagattttaaagtttaaaaatttgaattttttaaattgtgtttGAACGTGTATTTTATTCGAATTTATGTTTGGACTTCTGCGATTAGAAATGAAATTTCTCAAAACAAATGGGTCTGGACTAGTTTTAAGAACTCAAGTGCGGTTCACGGATATTTGGTGATAAGTTCTATAATCTATGGCCAAAAGCTAgcttctttttatattttaaattggtTTGGGACGAGGGGTTTCTTTTATGTTAAGTtacaaagataaaaatatttatttaatactttttttttaaaaaaaaaaatttacttttcaagTATTACTTTCGTTtagttaattgatttttttgtttgtcacacttttgttttgttttttttatgaaaaaaaagaaaggaaaaggaCCTTGAAAAATACTTTAACTTTGGCTGAATTTATGGTTATAATATCAAActtcatgaaatatatttacttctatattatttaatagtgtattttaaaaatatatatgcaaCTATGTGtacacattactatttataattatgcaatatttataatgtttatgtgtacatatatttacctttaaaatacactattaaatagtgaaagagtaaaatgtcattttcaaattttaatatccttataaaaatttctatcaaaattcaaatatctttcggatttttttttttaaaaaaaagaggttGCCATAGAGAGGGACTAGAGCTTGGTAAATGCTATGTCTTTTGCATTTACAGCATGTGAAAGTAGGAAAATGCTGTTGAATAACACGAAATTATTGTGGCTAATAAGGTGCTTGAGAATAGTGAGgtatcaaaattcaaatcttaGGGAGGCAAACATTAATTGATTTCTTCCCATTTGCCCAAGTCTTAGCTAATGGACACTATTATCCGATACCTATGCTGATCGGAGGTAGAGTTGTTGTAAGTTGGCCAGGACACCAcgttatagaaaaaaaaaataccagcAAACTATTTGCTCTGGAATTTGTATTCTCGGGTTATTTTAATGGTCTCAGAATAATGCTATTGTAAGCTGTATGTGTGTTTGAAAGTCTGTTATATCTGCAATCTTCAATTATGGTTCCTTCAAACGTTCTATGTTTAAATCATTGTGGATTTGCTAGTGATTTGTGTTGCCAATTACTTAAACGTGTTACTGGACAAATCGTTGTTCGGGCTGCAGTTTTAAACTACAAATATTAACCTTTTTGTCCCTGTAAATTACGCGTCTCAGGGCAGCTTCTATTCCGAGGTTCAAGAATGGTACTCGTCTACAAATGAAGTTGGTGTACAGTAACTTGGCACCGGTACTTCTGTTCTTGCTTCAATGGATGGATTGCTCATGCACATGCTTACTTCCAagttatttcaatttcttccaCATAACTGTATACAAGGTTTGTTTCTCTATTCTCGGGCTGTCAATTTCTTCGCATATATAGTACTAACTTAAAGATGATATTGTTATATTCGATACGTTGAAATTAAAGTTGTGATGTTCTTTAGGTTATCCCCAATGCGAAGAAGAAGATCCATTCTGATGCTAGGAAGGCAAGCATTAGAGAATTCTATGGTACACACCATTTTGTGGGCAAACtctttgatattttttgtttattgtgCGTCTCCATGTtgggaaaaaggacaaatatactctgaactatcgtaaatggtatgcagatatcATTTGCTATATTTTTGGACATTGGTGCTCCTGtagtccaaaaactagagcatatatgcccttcgctctaacggaagactaaatagggacgTGTGACACAATTTTATCCATCGATAAATGTCGGATGACACGTGTATGCCGTTATTATTAAtggtatatatgctctagtttttggatgAAAGAGACATCAATGTCTCAAAAGTATGACGGAGGGTATTTGCATACCATTGACTATAGTTCGGggtatatttatctttttttccctCCATATTAAATGTCTAGAGTTTTTCCCCAACTATAACCGTATATGTGTAGACTATGGACACTTATTTCTTTGATATATACAATTTGCAGCTGTTCTATTACCATCTCTACGACACCTACATGATAGCTCATCAGAGCAGGAACATAGTCACGACGAACCTCAAGTTTCAAAAATGATTGTTGGAAAGAAAGTACAAGAGAAAAAACATTTTGATGCTGATgtagagaaagaaaatgaatGTGGAATCTGCTTAGAACCATGCACCAAAGTAGTTTTGCCAAACTGCTGTCATGCTATGTGCATTAGTTGCTATCGTGACTGGTACGCGATACATACTCTTGTTCTTCGTGCTCATTATTAGTACTTTTTATTGCGAAAAGGATATATTTTCTGGTGATACTCTTAATCTGTGATATCTGTTGCAGGAACTTGAGGTCAGAGTCCTGCCCATTTTGCAGAGGAAACCTCAAAAGAGTGAATTCAGGGGATCTGTGGGTTCTGATAGGCAGTAACGATGTCGTTCATCAGGCAACTCTTTCGAATGAGGACATGTTGCGTTTCTATATTTACATAAACAACCTGCCTAAAGATATTCCAGATGCAATGTTTCTAGTttattatgaatatttgatatgatttttaacTTCTGAAGTAATTAAGATAAGAAGTTTATCATACAAAACAAGGCCTGTGGATAGTCCATAGAGATATTCCAGTTAAGTCCTCTAGTTCCTTGACAAATcaattttccaaaacatttctTGTTAACTCTGTGTTGAATAACTACATCCTTGCTGTAATTTGTAAAAGATGTTGAAATCAGCCAAGAGATTGTTACCTCATTTTCAACACTCTAATAAGTACTTATTATGTGATTTCTAAGCATTTCGTCCGCATCTCTATGCAGTGCTGAATCTAGAATTTTAAGGTTGTGGCGTGTGGATGTTCTAAAAGTAGCGgagtcaaaaatataaaaaacacaTGTTAATAACGAGATTCGGTTCGAGCCTTAAGCACCCACCATAGAGCCATTGGCCCAACCAGATCATTTCTTCATTGGAtgctctatgttaattttatacaaatatcttttaatttctacatagatatatatatatattacgtaATGAGGTTAATGGGTGCTCGAACGTCCGGCGGACTCCATGTGGGTCCGCCCTTGCGTCTATGATCAAAATCTGTTGCCATTACATATAtctgttgattttttttttcttcaaatcattcaaaaattaaagattacGAAGAAAATCAAACAATTATGATAGTTGATGCAACACCTCCAGCAGTTGTCTGAGTTGTTGCAACTGTTGGGAATAAATccgtaacagaaataatatttgcggtAATAAAGGCAACAAATGCGGAACACAACAATACGGTTAATcaacgagaataaaagagaaataatgacaccaagattttacgtggaaaccctcctaaataagggaaaaaccacgacccgagaggagcaacgaatatcactatagtaaggattttacacttgagtgtctgagtaaaactccaaagaccactacacattcaaaagaaataacactcttttgatttttccacctcactacaatatcgctcacactctctatttttcctcacagattattttcctctgtgatgcctcactcttctttctctccttttgtaattcttttttggtGTGCTTAGAATGAAGAATTCTCCTCCCTTTTATAGAGAACAAATACACTACCCTCCAAATGTGCTAtagaagaaaaacattttttttcttcttcatagctTACCTACACTACCAAACTTTGAAATTGGCACAAAACaagtttttcttctttatagATTACCAACTCTACCAAACTTTGAAATTGGCACAAAGATATTCAAAGTTTGGTAAATGGGGATGGACCTCACAATCTCCCCCTCCAGACCCATTCACCCTGAAGGAGGAAGCTATAGGTTTCTAGCTTGAGTACATGCcgacaagttctttgcatagcTCAAACTTGTCCCTTGATACCAccttggtcagcatatctgaAGGGTTTTCAGTAGTAGGGATCTTCATGACCTGCATAGATCCGTCCTCTATCTTTTCACGAATCCAGTGATATCTCACGTCGATATGCTTCGTCCTTGCATGNNNNNNNNNNNNNNNNNNNNNNNNNNNNNNNNNNNNNNNNNNNNNNNNNNNNNNNNNNNNNNNNNNNNNNNNNNNNNNNNNNNNNNNNNNNNNNNNNNNNNNNNNNNNNNNNNNNNNNNNNNNNNNNNNNNNNNNNNNNNNNNNNNNNNNNNNNNNNNNNNNNNNNNNNNNNNNNNNNNNNNNNNNNNNNNNNNNNNNNNNNNNNNNNNNNNNNNNNNNNNNNNNNNNNNNNNNNNNNNNNNNNNNNNNNNNNNNNNNNNNNNNNNNNNNNNNNNNNNNNNNNNNNNNNNNNNNNNNNNNNNNNNNNNNNNNNNNNNNNNNNNNNNNNNNNNNNNNNNNNNNNNNNNNNNNNNNNNNNNNNNNNNNNNNNNNNNNNNNNNNNNNNNNNNNNNNNNNNNNNNNNNNNNNNNNNNNNNNNNNNNNNNNNNNNNNNNNNNNNNNNNNNNNNNNNNNNNNNNNNNNNNNNNNNNNNNNNNNNNNNNNNNNNNNNNNNNNNNNNNNNNNNNNNNNNNNNNNNNNNNNNNNNNNNNNNNNNNNNNNNNNNNNNNNNNNNNNNNNNNNNNNNNNNNNNNNNNNNNNNNNNNNNNNNNNNNNNNNNNNNNNNNNNNNNNNNNNNNNNNNNNNNNNNNNNNNNNNNNNNNNNNNNNNNNNNNNNNNNNNNNNNNNNNNNNNNNNNNNNNNNNNNNNNNNNNNNNNNNNNNNNNNNNNNNNNNNNNNNNNNNNNNNNNNNNNNNNNNNNNNNNNNNNNNNNNNNNNNNNNNNNNNNNNNNNNNNNNNNNNNNNNNNNNNNNNNNNNNNNNNNNNNNNNNNNNNNNNNNNNNNNNNNNNNNNNNNNNNNNNNNNNNNNNNNNNNNNNNNNNNNNNNNNNNNNNNNNNNNNNNNNNNNNNNNNNNNNNNNNNNNNNNNNNNNNNNNNNNNNNNNNNNNNNNNNNNNNNNNNNNNNNNNNNNNNNNNNNNNNNNNNNNNNNNNNNNNNNNNNNNNNNNNNNNNNNNNNNNNNNNNNNNNNNNNNNNNNNNNNNNNNNNNNNNNNNNNNNNNNNNNNNNNNNNNNNNNNNNNNNNNNNNNNNNNNNNNNNNNNNNNNNNNNNNNNNNNNNNNNNNNNNNNNNNNNNNNNNNNNNNNNNNNNNNNNNNNNNNNNNNNNNNNNNNNNNNNNNNNNNNNNNNNNNNNNNNNNNNNNNNNNNNNNNNNNNNNNNNNNNNNNNNNNNNNNNNNNNNNNNNNNNNNNNNNNNNNNNNNNNNNNNNNNNNNNNNNNNNNNNNNNNNNNNNNNNNNNNNNNNNNNNNNNNNNNNNNNNNNNNNNNNNNNNNNNNNNNNNNNNNNNNNNNNNNNNNNNNNNNNNNNNNNNNNNNNNNNNNNNNNNNNNNNNNNNNNNNNNNNNNNNNNNNNNNNNNNNNNNNNNNNNNNNNNNNNNNNNNNNNNNNNNNNNNNNNNNNNNNNNNNNNNNNNNNNNNNNNNNNNNNNNNNNNNNNNNNNNNNNNNNNNNNNNNNNNNNNNNNNNNNNNNNNNNNNNNNNNNNNNNNNNNNNNNNNNNNNNNNNNNNNNNNNNNNNNNNNNNNNNNNNNNNNNNNNNNNNNNNNNNNNNNNNNNNNNNNNNNNNNNNNNNNNNNNNNNNNNNNNNNNNNNNNNNNNNNNNNNNNNNNNN
This window encodes:
- the LOC107013787 gene encoding E3 ubiquitin-protein ligase AIRP2-like isoform X2, with amino-acid sequence MMTNYYEFVKSTSCEDSLKAIEADIQYANLLAASIPRFKNGTRLQMKLVYSNLAPVLLFLLQWMDCSCTCLLPSYFNFFHITVYKVIPNAKKKIHSDARKASIREFYAVLLPSLRHLHDSSSEQEHSHDEPQVSKMIVGKKVQEKKHFDADVEKENECGICLEPCTKVVLPNCCHAMCISCYRDWNLRSESCPFCRGNLKRVNSGDLWVLIGSNDVVHQATLSNEDMLRFYIYINNLPKDIPDAMFLVYYEYLI
- the LOC107013787 gene encoding E3 ubiquitin-protein ligase AIRP2-like isoform X1, with product MLIGGRVVVSWPGHHVIEKKNTSKLFALEFVFSGYFNGLRIMLLAASIPRFKNGTRLQMKLVYSNLAPVLLFLLQWMDCSCTCLLPSYFNFFHITVYKVIPNAKKKIHSDARKASIREFYAVLLPSLRHLHDSSSEQEHSHDEPQVSKMIVGKKVQEKKHFDADVEKENECGICLEPCTKVVLPNCCHAMCISCYRDWNLRSESCPFCRGNLKRVNSGDLWVLIGSNDVVHQATLSNEDMLRFYIYINNLPKDIPDAMFLVYYEYLI